A stretch of the Leptotrichia sp. oral taxon 223 genome encodes the following:
- a CDS encoding tetratricopeptide repeat protein, which translates to MKRKIMFAIVILAIGMMSVSCFKKKKDNKKNNQQTQQQQNKDINTDIFNLGGQAQGNPNIQNLTPEEQQNLIDNQIDPAKVSEALTKAQNGDKESIMSLAQLYYNLKNMDKVKQILQYGVDRNYPEAIYNLAVILKQEGNTAEANKLIARLPKGATTTAGRQQMRQIKMRPGAEAYNRGVDLIKAKRYKEAKAEFEKAYNAGIKEADIRVALLNKELKNESEAMKWFQKAANRGVKEANYEIGAILYDGGKQTESRPYLLKAYSAGNKGLAMPIAMSYQQQNNMTEALKWYKIAAKNGDKNAAAAIERIEKGGVVEEKKTDKQVKTFLGNGNSSQSLTESTLNDVKSKSKAEEASKVEIKAEKPSAAKQQQPAQTVKPAEKSSDVNIDEIMKKKAAEYNK; encoded by the coding sequence ATGAAAAGAAAAATAATGTTTGCAATAGTAATTTTGGCTATTGGAATGATGTCGGTTTCTTGCTTTAAAAAGAAAAAGGATAACAAGAAAAATAACCAGCAGACACAGCAGCAGCAAAATAAGGACATTAACACTGATATTTTTAACCTTGGAGGACAGGCGCAAGGAAATCCTAATATACAAAATTTGACTCCTGAGGAGCAGCAAAATTTAATTGACAACCAAATTGATCCGGCAAAAGTTTCAGAAGCGTTGACAAAAGCCCAAAACGGAGATAAGGAATCAATTATGTCACTTGCACAGCTTTATTACAACTTAAAAAATATGGATAAAGTGAAGCAGATTTTACAATATGGTGTAGACAGAAATTATCCTGAAGCAATTTATAACTTGGCTGTAATTTTAAAACAAGAAGGAAATACAGCAGAAGCAAATAAATTGATTGCAAGACTTCCAAAAGGCGCTACAACGACTGCTGGCAGACAGCAAATGCGGCAAATAAAAATGCGTCCTGGCGCAGAAGCATACAATAGAGGTGTTGACTTAATAAAAGCAAAAAGATATAAAGAGGCTAAAGCAGAATTTGAAAAAGCATACAATGCTGGAATAAAGGAAGCGGACATACGTGTGGCACTTTTGAATAAAGAACTTAAAAATGAATCAGAAGCGATGAAATGGTTCCAGAAGGCTGCAAACCGTGGAGTAAAGGAAGCCAACTATGAAATTGGAGCAATTTTATATGATGGCGGAAAGCAGACTGAATCACGTCCATATCTTTTAAAGGCATACAGTGCTGGAAATAAAGGGCTTGCTATGCCAATTGCAATGTCGTATCAGCAGCAAAATAATATGACAGAGGCTCTGAAATGGTATAAAATAGCTGCCAAGAACGGAGATAAGAACGCTGCCGCCGCTATAGAAAGAATTGAAAAAGGCGGAGTGGTTGAAGAGAAGAAAACTGATAAGCAAGTAAAAACTTTCCTGGGAAACGGAAATTCTTCTCAAAGCCTAACAGAAAGCACACTTAATGATGTAAAAAGCAAAAGCAAAGCAGAAGAAGCTTCAAAGGTTGAAATTAAGGCTGAAAAACCAAGTGCAGCTAAACAGCAGCAGCCTGCACAAACAGTAAAACCTGCTGAAAAATCTTCAGATGTAAATATCGATGAAATTATGAAGAAAAAAGCGGCAGAATACAATAAGTAA
- a CDS encoding phospholipase D family protein → MILIRRKKHLLIGILTAFTISCSTIKTPPLGVDYESPLRNSDNVEFHYDLTYLDKDGNIRYDRKIWEATYKVVDEAKDYLIVEMFLFNDIYNKDKEHFPEFAKEYTRRLVKKKMENPDLKVYVLSDENNNLYGAFEHPFITEMKNAGIDVIVVDIFKLKDTFPWYSPIWRTLIEPHGNPQGKGWIGNFYGPMWPKLTLRNLLRALNVKADHRKIFLNEDNVVVSSANIHDPSYYHENVAISANGEITKDILHGLQLVAEFSDGKIDVTRKQENRINSSQIGNLTEDRTSRINSFSESETEKQVKEIEKKKDEFVEEETRRFAQTGELPEKSQNSENENQKNGDTITRFDDENNKYQLQFVTEAKIGEHLDMDIDSARAGDEILMGMYFLADKGVIDRLIKAANRGVKIRIIFDRSRDAFGMSTNGLPNKPVSKKLKKKTKNKIEVKWYFTNNEQYHTKITLIKKTDGNVIIHTGSANLIKKNIRGYIMDANFRILTNKNSKLTKDIYTYFDRLWENKDGLFTVNFDDEPTTKASTDFMYKILDATQLGSF, encoded by the coding sequence ATGATTTTAATAAGGAGAAAAAAGCATTTACTAATTGGTATTTTAACAGCCTTTACAATTTCATGTTCCACAATAAAGACGCCTCCGCTTGGAGTGGATTATGAAAGTCCGTTGCGGAATAGTGATAATGTTGAGTTTCATTATGATTTGACTTATCTGGACAAGGATGGGAATATTCGGTATGACAGGAAGATTTGGGAGGCGACTTATAAGGTTGTGGATGAAGCTAAGGATTATCTGATTGTGGAGATGTTTTTGTTTAATGATATTTATAATAAGGATAAGGAGCATTTTCCAGAGTTTGCTAAGGAATATACGAGACGGCTTGTTAAGAAGAAGATGGAAAATCCTGATTTGAAGGTGTATGTGCTTTCAGATGAGAATAATAATTTATATGGAGCATTTGAGCATCCGTTTATTACAGAGATGAAAAATGCTGGGATTGATGTTATAGTGGTGGATATTTTTAAGTTGAAGGATACGTTTCCCTGGTATTCGCCAATTTGGAGAACTTTGATAGAGCCTCACGGAAATCCGCAGGGGAAAGGATGGATTGGAAACTTTTATGGACCTATGTGGCCTAAACTGACTTTGAGGAATTTGTTAAGGGCGCTGAATGTGAAGGCGGATCATAGGAAAATATTTTTGAATGAGGACAATGTTGTAGTTTCGAGTGCGAATATTCACGATCCGAGTTATTATCATGAAAATGTGGCAATATCAGCTAATGGAGAAATTACAAAGGATATTTTGCATGGATTGCAGCTTGTGGCTGAATTTTCAGATGGGAAGATTGATGTAACCAGAAAGCAGGAGAATAGAATAAATAGCAGTCAAATTGGGAATTTAACAGAAGATAGGACAAGCCGGATAAATAGTTTTTCTGAAAGTGAGACTGAAAAGCAAGTTAAAGAAATTGAGAAAAAGAAGGATGAATTTGTGGAGGAGGAAACAAGAAGGTTTGCACAAACTGGAGAACTTCCTGAAAAAAGTCAAAATTCTGAAAATGAAAATCAGAAAAATGGGGATACAATTACTAGATTTGATGATGAAAATAATAAATATCAGCTGCAGTTTGTGACAGAGGCAAAAATTGGGGAGCATCTGGATATGGATATTGACAGTGCGAGAGCTGGGGATGAGATACTTATGGGAATGTATTTTCTGGCTGACAAGGGTGTCATTGACAGGCTGATAAAGGCTGCAAACCGTGGTGTAAAAATTCGGATTATTTTTGATAGAAGCAGAGATGCTTTTGGAATGAGTACAAATGGGTTGCCTAATAAGCCTGTTTCGAAGAAGCTTAAGAAAAAAACTAAAAACAAAATAGAAGTGAAGTGGTATTTTACGAATAATGAGCAATATCACACAAAGATAACACTAATCAAAAAAACAGACGGCAATGTTATAATACACACAGGTTCGGCTAATTTAATCAAAAAAAATATACGTGGTTACATAATGGATGCTAATTTTAGGATTCTGACAAATAAGAATTCCAAGCTGACAAAGGATATTTATACATATTTTGACAGATTATGGGAAAATAAGGATGGCTTGTTTACAGTAAATTTCGACGACGAACCAACTACGAAGGCAAGTACAGATTTTATGTATAAAATATTGGACGCAACACAATTAGGATCGTTTTAG
- a CDS encoding DUF4298 domain-containing protein, translating into MKNDKIKRVEEMERIMDKSADIFKELDAVLDKLEENLADYKKLDEYYSSENWFLDVEDFNNGVLPQDLKCGVLSEDGAYDLFGENHELAIRMVEIAAKMLRR; encoded by the coding sequence ATGAAAAATGATAAAATAAAAAGAGTTGAAGAAATGGAAAGAATTATGGATAAATCAGCAGATATTTTTAAGGAACTGGATGCAGTGCTAGATAAGCTGGAAGAAAATTTGGCGGATTATAAAAAGTTGGATGAATATTACAGCAGCGAAAACTGGTTTTTAGATGTAGAAGACTTTAATAATGGTGTTTTGCCACAAGACTTGAAATGTGGAGTTTTAAGTGAAGACGGGGCTTATGATTTATTTGGGGAAAATCATGAGTTGGCAATTAGAATGGTGGAAATTGCGGCGAAGATGTTGAGAAGATAG
- a CDS encoding MATE family efflux transporter — translation MKEKVLNRKLVYKKVINVGLPVAIENMVYSLMNFVDVFMVGKEIVALGLGTAAVAGLGFANQIFMIFMTSIFGMNSGGGILAAQYFGNKDYKNLKKCLGITIIVGFLFSLLFLFAGLFTPKLVISVFTNDKKVIEIGASYLRIAAWTYPLVGVGFAFNMQLRAIGKTKYSFYSSVIGLLINVAINYMLIFGHFGFPAMGVRGAAVATVIARIISTFYIIYIIYKLKLPIAGKINELFDLSMEFFIKVMKISLPVFIHEILWVVGASTYVMIFGRMGTNFAAAVQVVKSISSLILTLLFGLSSATSAIIGNEIGAGREENAYDYSIILLKVAVILGIIIGVIVFIFSPLILVHVNEKSYPLAKEIVKAEVFVIFIKAISLQLLVGILRSGGDTLWTMFVDLIPLWLIAIPITYFSGLHLGFPVVIVYLLSCSDEVIKIFPCIWRLKSKKWINNLVN, via the coding sequence ATGAAAGAAAAAGTATTAAATAGGAAGTTGGTTTATAAAAAGGTGATTAATGTTGGGCTGCCTGTGGCAATTGAAAATATGGTTTACTCACTTATGAACTTTGTGGATGTGTTTATGGTGGGGAAAGAGATTGTGGCACTTGGACTGGGAACAGCTGCTGTTGCAGGATTGGGATTTGCAAATCAGATATTTATGATTTTTATGACATCGATTTTTGGGATGAATAGTGGCGGTGGAATTTTGGCGGCACAGTATTTTGGGAATAAGGATTACAAGAATTTGAAGAAATGTCTTGGAATAACGATAATCGTTGGATTTTTGTTTTCATTGTTATTTCTTTTTGCAGGGTTATTTACCCCAAAACTTGTAATTTCAGTATTTACAAATGATAAAAAAGTTATAGAAATAGGGGCTTCATATTTACGGATAGCAGCGTGGACTTATCCACTTGTGGGGGTTGGCTTTGCCTTTAATATGCAGCTTCGTGCAATAGGGAAAACTAAATATTCGTTTTATTCAAGTGTAATTGGGCTTTTAATAAATGTAGCCATAAATTATATGTTGATTTTTGGACATTTTGGATTTCCTGCGATGGGAGTACGTGGTGCTGCGGTTGCAACAGTTATTGCAAGAATTATAAGCACTTTTTATATTATTTATATAATTTATAAATTAAAATTGCCAATTGCAGGGAAAATAAATGAATTATTTGATTTGTCAATGGAATTTTTTATAAAAGTTATGAAAATATCGCTCCCTGTGTTTATTCATGAAATATTATGGGTAGTTGGAGCAAGTACGTATGTAATGATTTTTGGAAGAATGGGAACAAATTTTGCAGCTGCAGTTCAGGTTGTAAAATCAATTAGTAGTTTGATATTGACATTATTATTTGGACTTTCTAGTGCAACTTCTGCTATAATAGGTAATGAAATTGGTGCTGGAAGGGAAGAAAACGCTTATGATTATTCGATAATTTTATTAAAAGTGGCTGTTATCTTGGGGATTATCATTGGAGTAATTGTATTTATTTTTAGTCCATTAATTTTAGTTCATGTAAACGAAAAAAGTTATCCATTAGCAAAAGAGATTGTAAAGGCAGAAGTATTTGTAATTTTTATAAAGGCAATTAGCTTGCAGCTGTTAGTTGGAATTTTACGTTCGGGAGGGGATACGCTCTGGACAATGTTTGTGGACTTGATTCCGCTTTGGCTCATTGCAATTCCAATAACATATTTTTCTGGATTACATTTAGGATTTCCAGTTGTAATTGTATATCTACTTTCGTGCAGTGATGAAGTTATAAAAATATTTCCATGTATATGGAGATTAAAGAGTAAAAAGTGGATAAATAATCTAGTTAATTAG
- a CDS encoding endonuclease/exonuclease/phosphatase family protein: protein MKNRTIRRLIFVFLILGIFSCLKKGEINEEIGINKDENTILVASFNALRLGEKQKDYRTFAQILAKFDLIGLEEVMNEKGVKKTQAYLEKLTKEKWDYIISENSVGSENYREYYAFIYRRSKFSEARGLGFYKEKDETEFMREPYGVYFKAGNFDFVYVIAHSVFGDKEKQRLLEAANYVNVYEYFSKLTDEDDIIIAGDFNMPADNMAFKNIADKHNVKYILNPEENLTTLSDSKLVSSYDNFFINFEKTKEFTGNFGVYNFIKNNNYAIIKKYVSDHLLIFSEYSVTEDLD, encoded by the coding sequence ATGAAAAATAGAACAATAAGAAGGTTAATTTTTGTATTTTTAATTCTTGGAATATTTTCTTGCTTAAAAAAAGGGGAAATAAATGAGGAAATTGGGATAAATAAGGATGAAAATACAATTTTAGTTGCATCATTCAATGCGTTACGGCTTGGAGAAAAGCAAAAAGATTATCGGACGTTTGCACAAATTTTAGCAAAATTTGACTTAATTGGACTGGAAGAAGTTATGAACGAGAAGGGGGTAAAAAAAACGCAAGCGTATTTGGAAAAGTTGACGAAGGAGAAGTGGGATTACATTATTTCGGAAAATTCTGTAGGAAGTGAGAATTATCGGGAATATTACGCATTTATTTATAGAAGAAGTAAATTTTCTGAAGCGAGAGGGCTTGGATTTTATAAGGAAAAGGATGAGACTGAGTTTATGAGAGAGCCATATGGTGTTTATTTTAAGGCTGGAAATTTTGATTTTGTGTATGTTATCGCACATTCGGTTTTTGGGGATAAAGAAAAGCAGAGGCTGCTTGAGGCGGCAAATTATGTCAACGTCTATGAGTATTTTTCTAAATTGACAGACGAAGATGATATAATTATTGCTGGAGATTTCAATATGCCTGCTGACAATATGGCTTTTAAGAACATAGCGGATAAACATAATGTCAAGTACATTTTAAATCCTGAAGAAAATTTAACTACACTTTCAGATAGCAAGCTTGTAAGCTCCTATGACAATTTTTTTATAAATTTTGAAAAAACAAAAGAATTTACTGGAAATTTTGGAGTTTATAACTTCATAAAAAACAATAATTATGCTATAATAAAAAAATATGTATCAGATCATCTGTTAATTTTTTCAGAATATTCAGTAACAGAAGATTTGGATTGA
- the metK gene encoding methionine adenosyltransferase, with the protein MAKKIYFTSEFVSPGHPDKICDQISDSILDACLADDENSRVACETFATTGLVVVGGEITTRTYVDVQKIVRDKIHEIGYRPGMGFDSDCGVLNTIHSQSPDISMGVDTGGAGDQGIMFGGAVNETEELMPLALVLSRGIIQKLTEITRNGTLTWARPDAKAQVTLAYDENGKLLNVDTVVLSVQHNEDVTNEQIEKDLKELVIKPVLEKYDLNIENVRKFHINPTGRFVIGGPHGDSGLTGRKIIIDTYGGYFRHGGGAFSGKDPSKVDRSAAYAARWIAKNIVAAGFATKCEVQLSYAIGVAEPVSIRVETFGTGTVEETRIEEAVAKLFDLTPNGIQKSLNLRKPSFRYQDLAAFGHIGRTDIDLPWEKLDKVEGLKEELEK; encoded by the coding sequence ATGGCTAAAAAAATTTACTTCACATCAGAATTTGTATCACCAGGACATCCAGATAAAATCTGTGATCAAATTTCAGATTCAATATTAGATGCCTGCCTTGCAGACGATGAAAATTCAAGAGTGGCGTGTGAAACATTTGCAACTACTGGACTTGTGGTTGTTGGAGGTGAAATTACAACTAGGACTTATGTGGATGTACAGAAAATTGTCAGAGATAAAATTCATGAAATTGGATACCGTCCAGGAATGGGATTTGACTCGGACTGTGGCGTGTTAAACACTATTCATTCTCAGTCGCCTGATATTTCAATGGGAGTAGATACAGGCGGAGCTGGAGATCAGGGTATCATGTTTGGAGGGGCAGTTAATGAAACTGAAGAATTGATGCCTCTGGCACTTGTATTGTCACGTGGAATTATTCAAAAGCTGACTGAAATCACGAGAAATGGAACACTAACCTGGGCAAGACCAGACGCAAAAGCACAAGTTACACTGGCTTATGATGAAAACGGAAAATTGTTGAATGTCGACACAGTTGTTCTTTCTGTTCAGCATAATGAAGATGTTACAAATGAACAAATTGAAAAGGACTTAAAAGAGCTTGTAATAAAGCCTGTATTGGAAAAATATGACTTGAATATTGAAAATGTAAGGAAATTTCATATTAATCCAACTGGAAGATTTGTAATAGGAGGGCCTCACGGAGATTCTGGACTTACTGGAAGAAAAATTATAATTGACACTTATGGCGGGTATTTTAGACACGGCGGAGGAGCATTTTCTGGAAAAGATCCATCAAAAGTTGACAGATCGGCAGCTTATGCAGCAAGATGGATTGCCAAAAATATTGTTGCGGCAGGATTTGCTACAAAATGTGAAGTTCAGTTATCGTACGCAATCGGTGTTGCAGAGCCGGTATCAATCCGTGTAGAAACTTTTGGAACTGGAACAGTTGAAGAAACAAGAATTGAAGAAGCTGTTGCAAAATTATTTGACTTAACACCAAATGGAATTCAAAAATCACTAAACTTGAGAAAGCCATCATTTAGATATCAGGATTTAGCAGCATTTGGACACATCGGACGGACTGACATTGATTTGCCTTGGGAAAAACTGGATAAAGTTGAAGGTTTGAAAGAGGAATTGGAAAAATAG